From Leifsonia sp. fls2-241-R2A-40a, one genomic window encodes:
- a CDS encoding transketolase C-terminal domain-containing protein yields the protein MVKALNAGLRRALAEDSRVILMGEDIGPLGGVFRVTEGLQKEFGPQRVMDTPLAEAGIIGSAIGLAMRGYRPVVEIQFNGFVFPGFDQITTQLAKMTNRHSGRMKFPVVIRIPHGGHIGAVEHHQEAPEAYFAHTAGLRVVAPSTPHDAYWMIQEAIRSDDPVVFFEPMSRYWPKGEVDVVENPTPLHASRVVRTGTDATVIAWAGMVSVALRAAELAAEEGRSLEVIDLRSLSPIDYGPVVASVQKTGRAIIAQEAPGNVSVGSELAATIAEKAFYSLEAPVMRVAGFDVPFPPAKLEELYLPDADRILEAVDRALAY from the coding sequence ATGGTCAAGGCGCTCAACGCCGGGCTGCGGCGTGCGCTCGCCGAGGACTCCCGCGTCATCCTCATGGGTGAGGACATCGGCCCGCTCGGCGGAGTCTTCCGCGTGACCGAAGGGCTCCAGAAGGAGTTTGGCCCGCAGCGCGTGATGGACACCCCGCTCGCTGAGGCGGGCATCATCGGCTCGGCCATCGGGCTGGCGATGCGCGGCTACCGGCCGGTGGTCGAGATCCAGTTCAACGGGTTCGTCTTCCCCGGCTTCGACCAGATCACCACTCAGCTCGCCAAGATGACCAACCGGCACAGCGGGCGGATGAAGTTCCCCGTCGTGATCCGTATCCCGCACGGCGGGCACATCGGCGCGGTCGAGCACCACCAGGAAGCGCCCGAGGCGTACTTCGCCCATACGGCCGGCCTGCGCGTCGTCGCACCGTCGACCCCGCACGACGCGTACTGGATGATCCAGGAGGCGATCCGCTCCGACGACCCCGTGGTCTTCTTCGAGCCGATGAGCCGCTACTGGCCCAAGGGCGAGGTGGACGTGGTCGAGAACCCGACGCCGCTCCACGCCAGCCGCGTGGTCCGGACCGGGACCGACGCGACCGTGATCGCGTGGGCCGGGATGGTGAGCGTCGCGCTCCGCGCCGCCGAGCTCGCCGCCGAGGAGGGACGCAGCCTCGAGGTCATCGACCTCCGGTCGCTGTCCCCCATCGACTACGGACCCGTCGTCGCCTCGGTGCAGAAGACGGGCCGGGCGATCATCGCGCAGGAGGCGCCGGGCAACGTCTCGGTCGGCTCCGAGCTGGCGGCGACCATCGCGGAGAAGGCGTTCTACTCGCTCGAGGCGCCGGTGATGCGCGTCGCGGGCTTCGACGTCCCCTTCCCGCCGGCGAAGCTCGAAGAGCTCTACCTGCCGGACGCCGACCGAATTCTCGAAGCCGTCGACCGGGCACTGGCGTACTGA
- the purB gene encoding adenylosuccinate lyase, which produces MTALPPQPLSPLDGRYRSAVVGLGDHLSEAGLNRARVQVEVEWLLYLTEHRMFGSSPLTAEQKSALRALADDFGQPEIDRLAELEATTKHDVKAVEYLVRERLHALGLDSIAELTHFAATSEDINNLSYALTVSAAVRETWLPKFRAVIAELRAQALQYRDDAMLARTHGQPATPTTMGKELAVFVHRLERVRTQIEGGVHLGKFSGATGTFAAHLVADPDADWPRISREFVESLGLDWNPLTTQIESHDWQAELYSRISHANRILHNLCTDMWTYISLGYFRQVPEPGATGSSTMPHKVNPIRFENAEANLELSSAVLDSLAATLVTSRLQRDLTDSTTQRNIGVGLGHSLLALDNVQRGLGQVAIDRKALADDLDLNWEVLAEAIQTVIRAEVTAGRSTISDPYALLKELTRGKRVDHAALTEFVNGLEIGQAAKNRLLALTPAGYVGLASELVDYL; this is translated from the coding sequence ATGACCGCCCTGCCTCCCCAGCCGCTCAGCCCCCTCGACGGCCGCTACCGGTCCGCCGTCGTCGGACTCGGCGATCACCTCTCGGAGGCCGGTCTGAACCGCGCGCGCGTACAGGTCGAGGTCGAGTGGTTGCTGTACCTCACCGAGCACCGGATGTTCGGCTCCTCTCCGCTGACGGCCGAGCAGAAGAGTGCGCTGCGCGCCCTGGCGGATGACTTCGGCCAGCCGGAGATCGACCGGCTCGCCGAGCTCGAAGCCACCACCAAGCACGACGTCAAAGCCGTCGAGTACCTGGTGCGCGAGCGCCTGCACGCTCTGGGGCTCGACAGCATCGCCGAGTTGACCCACTTCGCGGCGACCAGCGAGGACATCAACAACCTCTCCTACGCCCTGACCGTGAGCGCGGCCGTCCGGGAGACGTGGCTGCCGAAGTTCCGCGCGGTCATCGCCGAGCTGCGGGCACAGGCGTTGCAGTACCGCGACGACGCGATGCTCGCGCGCACCCACGGCCAGCCGGCGACGCCGACGACCATGGGCAAGGAGCTCGCCGTCTTCGTGCACCGGCTCGAGCGGGTGCGCACGCAGATCGAGGGCGGCGTCCACCTCGGCAAGTTCAGCGGCGCCACCGGCACCTTCGCCGCGCACCTTGTGGCCGACCCCGACGCCGACTGGCCCCGCATCTCCCGCGAGTTCGTCGAGAGCCTCGGCCTCGACTGGAACCCGCTCACCACCCAGATCGAGTCGCACGACTGGCAGGCCGAGCTCTACTCCCGCATCTCGCACGCCAACCGCATCCTTCACAACCTGTGCACGGACATGTGGACGTACATCTCGCTCGGCTACTTCCGCCAGGTCCCGGAGCCCGGCGCGACCGGTTCGTCGACGATGCCGCACAAGGTGAACCCGATCCGCTTCGAGAACGCCGAGGCGAACCTCGAGCTCTCGAGCGCCGTCCTCGACTCGCTCGCAGCAACCCTCGTCACCAGTCGCCTCCAGCGCGACCTCACGGACTCGACGACGCAGCGCAACATCGGCGTCGGGCTCGGCCACTCGCTGCTCGCGCTGGACAACGTCCAGCGCGGCCTGGGTCAGGTCGCGATCGACCGGAAGGCGCTCGCCGACGACCTGGACCTCAACTGGGAGGTGCTCGCGGAGGCGATCCAGACGGTCATCCGGGCGGAGGTCACGGCGGGGCGCTCGACGATCTCCGATCCGTACGCGCTGCTCAAGGAGCTGACGCGCGGAAAGCGCGTGGACCACGCGGCCCTGACCGAGTTCGTCAACGGCCTCGAGATCGGGCAGGCGGCGAAGAACCGCCTGCTGGCGCTCACTCCCGCCGGGTATGTGGGGCTGGCGTCCGAGCTGGTCGACTACCTGTAG
- a CDS encoding thiamine pyrophosphate-dependent dehydrogenase E1 component subunit alpha has translation MVATNEIPRPANTVQLLTADGRFQPSETSAEYLPYLERLDENDYRTFYRDMIRVRSLDNEGANLQRQGQLGLWVPSRGQEGAQVGSARAARPQDHLFPSYREHVVGMVRGIDPIGIMGLLRGTTHGGWDPTDPAVGNFHLYTLVIGSQTLHATGYAMGMKLDGKVGTGDPTQDEAAIVYFGDGATSQGDVNEAYVFAASYQTPQVFFLQNNHWAISVPVSTQSRTPLYLRSSGFGIPGVQIDGNDVLAAYAVTAKHLDDARNGEGPSMIEALTYRMGAHTSSDDPSKYRTDEELAYWAERDPIRRFRVFLEEQGVGQAFFDSADEEGADLAADIRRRTLELTPPSVASMFQHVYSEPHPLVDEQQQWIEDYEAQFGGDA, from the coding sequence GTGGTTGCGACGAACGAGATCCCGCGCCCGGCGAACACGGTCCAGCTGCTCACTGCTGACGGCCGTTTCCAGCCGAGTGAGACGTCGGCCGAGTACCTCCCGTACCTCGAGCGCCTCGACGAGAACGACTACCGCACCTTCTATCGCGACATGATCCGGGTGCGTTCGCTGGACAACGAGGGCGCGAATCTGCAGCGGCAGGGCCAGCTCGGCCTCTGGGTTCCCAGTCGTGGCCAGGAAGGTGCCCAGGTCGGCTCGGCGCGCGCGGCGCGGCCGCAGGACCACCTCTTCCCCTCCTATCGCGAGCACGTCGTCGGCATGGTCCGCGGCATCGACCCGATCGGAATCATGGGTCTGCTGCGCGGCACGACGCACGGCGGGTGGGACCCGACGGATCCGGCGGTCGGGAACTTCCACCTGTACACGCTCGTCATCGGCTCGCAGACGCTGCACGCCACGGGCTATGCGATGGGCATGAAGCTCGACGGAAAGGTCGGCACCGGTGACCCGACGCAGGACGAGGCGGCCATCGTCTACTTCGGTGACGGCGCCACCAGCCAGGGCGACGTCAACGAGGCGTACGTCTTCGCCGCCAGCTACCAGACCCCCCAGGTGTTCTTCCTGCAGAACAACCACTGGGCGATCTCGGTGCCGGTCAGCACCCAATCCCGCACGCCGCTCTACCTGCGGTCGAGCGGATTCGGCATCCCCGGCGTCCAGATCGACGGGAACGACGTGCTGGCCGCCTACGCGGTCACCGCCAAGCATCTCGACGACGCCCGTAACGGCGAGGGCCCGAGCATGATCGAGGCGCTCACCTACCGCATGGGCGCGCACACCTCGAGCGACGACCCGAGCAAGTACCGGACGGACGAAGAGCTCGCCTACTGGGCGGAGCGCGACCCGATCCGGCGCTTCCGGGTGTTCCTCGAGGAGCAGGGGGTCGGCCAGGCCTTCTTCGACAGCGCGGACGAGGAGGGGGCCGATCTGGCCGCCGACATCCGTCGGCGCACGCTGGAGCTCACTCCGCCGTCTGTCGCCTCGATGTTCCAGCACGTCTACAGTGAGCCGCATCCTCTGGTCGACGAGCAGCAGCAGTGGATCGAAGACTACGAGGCGCAGTTCGGAGGTGACGCATGA
- a CDS encoding DUF308 domain-containing protein produces the protein MATAVPAPKPNVHAHTRYWVVPAIRAIVALAAGAIITFTRDAHTATFGLIVFGAFAIVDGLATGILSALLAGRRVTRTLFAVQGAIGVIAGVLALVLSGSGLGLFLYLVTVWAALTGFLELYNGIRERSRDAAARDWLITGAMTAVLALVLLFAPADAILAIGLFGAWAVIVGVFQAIGAATLRSAAHTPSRRAESGS, from the coding sequence GTGGCTACCGCCGTCCCTGCCCCGAAACCGAACGTCCACGCGCACACCCGCTACTGGGTGGTCCCCGCCATACGTGCGATCGTGGCCCTCGCCGCCGGCGCGATCATCACCTTCACCCGGGACGCGCACACCGCCACGTTCGGCCTGATCGTCTTCGGCGCATTCGCGATCGTCGACGGCCTGGCCACGGGCATCCTCAGCGCACTGCTCGCGGGGCGCCGCGTCACCCGAACGCTCTTCGCGGTCCAGGGCGCCATCGGAGTCATCGCCGGAGTGCTGGCCCTGGTGCTTTCCGGGTCCGGCCTCGGGCTGTTCCTCTATCTCGTGACGGTCTGGGCGGCACTCACGGGCTTCCTCGAGCTCTACAACGGGATCCGCGAGCGCAGCCGCGATGCGGCGGCCCGGGACTGGCTGATCACGGGGGCGATGACGGCCGTGCTCGCGCTGGTGCTGCTCTTCGCGCCGGCCGACGCCATCCTCGCCATCGGGCTGTTCGGTGCCTGGGCCGTGATCGTCGGGGTGTTCCAAGCGATCGGCGCCGCCACCCTGCGCAGCGCCGCGCACACGCCCTCCCGCCGAGCGGAGAGTGGATCGTGA
- a CDS encoding metal ABC transporter permease produces the protein MMHLDLWQQLFDFTDYGELLLLVKNSIFAGAVLGIVGGLIGVFVMQRDMAFAVHGISELSFAGAAIALLFGANVVAGSLVGSLVAAVLIGLLGAKARDRNSIIAVLMPFGLGLGILALALYPGRSANKFGLLTGQIVSVDDPQLGWLLAIGAIVLVALLLMWRPLTFDSLDADVAASRGVPTGFVALAFMVLLGLAVAVSVQIVGALLVLSLLVTPAAAAMRISSSPIAVPLLSVLFALVSVVGGIMLALGSALPISPYVTTISFLIYVVCRVVGGRRARRRGSSSGPASASASRPLVSQAG, from the coding sequence ATGATGCATCTCGACCTGTGGCAGCAGTTGTTCGACTTCACCGACTACGGCGAGCTGCTCCTGCTGGTGAAGAACTCGATCTTCGCAGGCGCGGTCCTCGGGATCGTGGGCGGGCTCATCGGGGTCTTCGTGATGCAGCGCGACATGGCCTTCGCCGTGCACGGCATCAGCGAGCTGTCGTTCGCGGGTGCGGCGATCGCGCTGCTGTTCGGCGCGAACGTCGTGGCTGGCTCCCTGGTCGGATCGCTGGTCGCCGCCGTGCTCATCGGTCTGCTCGGGGCCAAGGCGCGGGACCGGAACTCGATCATAGCGGTGCTCATGCCCTTCGGGCTGGGCCTCGGCATCCTGGCCCTGGCACTGTATCCGGGGCGCAGCGCGAACAAGTTCGGGCTGCTCACCGGCCAGATCGTGTCGGTCGACGACCCCCAGCTGGGCTGGCTGCTCGCGATCGGTGCCATCGTGCTGGTCGCCCTGCTGCTGATGTGGCGGCCGCTGACCTTCGACAGCCTGGATGCGGATGTCGCCGCGTCGCGCGGTGTCCCGACCGGCTTCGTGGCGCTCGCCTTCATGGTGCTGCTCGGGCTGGCGGTGGCCGTCTCGGTGCAGATCGTCGGGGCCCTGCTCGTGCTGTCGCTCCTGGTGACACCCGCTGCGGCGGCCATGCGCATCTCGTCCTCTCCGATCGCGGTCCCCCTGCTGAGCGTGCTGTTCGCGCTCGTGTCCGTGGTGGGCGGCATAATGCTCGCGCTCGGGAGCGCCCTGCCGATCAGCCCGTACGTGACGACGATCTCGTTCCTCATCTACGTGGTCTGCCGTGTCGTCGGTGGTCGTCGCGCCCGGCGCCGGGGATCGTCCTCCGGCCCGGCCTCCGCGTCGGCTTCTCGGCCACTCGTGAGCCAGGCGGGATAG
- a CDS encoding dihydrolipoamide acetyltransferase family protein, with amino-acid sequence MSESQFLLPDVGEGLTEAEIVAWKVAPGEPVAVNQVIVEIETAKSLVELPSPFEGTVGELLVSEGQTVEVGTPIFTVTSGGEAPAAPVREPEPAEEVAADAAATVSHEEEPKAGAVLVGYGSAGHGTTRRRRLTHPGTGSLPVSFTGSIAQPTVPAPQAAPQPAPTPSRAPAAAAASAARPAGPVVAKPPIRKLAKDLGVDLTAVTPTGPIGDVTRDDVLREATQVTVFRNLQTPEWPDDREDRIPVKGVRKAIANAMTSSAFTAPHVSLFVDVDATRTMEFVKRLKNSADFGGVKVSPLLIMAKAIIWAVRRNPTVNSSWTDEEIIVRHYVNLGIAAATPRGLIVPNIKEAQGMTLLELAKSLEQLTLTARDGKTPPADMNGGTITITNIGVFGMDTGTPILNPGEVGIVALGTIKQKPWVVDGEVRPRYVTTLGASFDHRVVDGDVASRFLADVASIIEEPALLLD; translated from the coding sequence ATGAGCGAGTCCCAGTTCCTCCTGCCCGATGTGGGCGAGGGCCTGACCGAGGCGGAGATCGTCGCTTGGAAGGTCGCCCCCGGCGAGCCCGTCGCGGTCAACCAGGTGATCGTCGAGATCGAGACCGCCAAGTCGCTCGTCGAGCTGCCGTCGCCCTTCGAGGGCACCGTCGGCGAACTCCTCGTGTCGGAGGGCCAGACGGTCGAAGTCGGCACCCCGATCTTCACCGTGACGTCCGGTGGCGAAGCACCGGCTGCTCCCGTGCGCGAGCCCGAGCCGGCGGAGGAGGTCGCGGCGGATGCAGCCGCGACCGTCTCGCACGAGGAGGAGCCGAAGGCGGGAGCCGTCCTCGTCGGGTACGGATCCGCAGGGCACGGCACGACCCGCCGTCGGCGGCTGACGCATCCCGGTACCGGCTCCCTGCCCGTGTCGTTCACGGGTTCGATCGCTCAGCCGACCGTACCTGCTCCGCAGGCAGCACCGCAGCCCGCTCCGACCCCCTCCCGCGCTCCCGCGGCCGCGGCCGCCTCCGCGGCCCGTCCCGCGGGCCCCGTCGTCGCGAAGCCGCCGATCCGCAAGCTTGCGAAGGACCTCGGCGTCGATCTCACCGCCGTCACCCCGACCGGCCCGATCGGCGACGTGACGCGCGACGACGTGCTGCGCGAGGCCACGCAGGTAACCGTCTTCCGCAACCTCCAGACGCCGGAGTGGCCGGACGACCGCGAGGACCGCATCCCGGTCAAGGGCGTGCGCAAGGCCATCGCCAACGCGATGACCTCCAGCGCGTTCACCGCGCCGCACGTGAGTCTCTTCGTGGACGTGGATGCGACCCGCACGATGGAGTTCGTCAAGCGCCTCAAGAACTCCGCCGACTTCGGCGGCGTGAAGGTCTCCCCGCTGCTCATCATGGCGAAGGCCATCATCTGGGCGGTGCGCCGCAACCCGACGGTCAACTCGTCGTGGACCGACGAGGAGATCATCGTCCGCCACTACGTCAACCTCGGTATCGCCGCCGCGACGCCGCGCGGGCTGATCGTTCCGAACATCAAGGAGGCGCAGGGCATGACCCTGCTCGAGCTCGCGAAGTCGCTCGAGCAGCTCACCCTCACGGCGCGCGACGGCAAGACTCCCCCGGCCGACATGAACGGCGGGACCATCACCATCACGAACATCGGCGTGTTCGGGATGGACACCGGCACGCCCATCCTGAACCCCGGCGAGGTCGGCATCGTCGCGCTCGGCACGATCAAGCAGAAGCCGTGGGTGGTGGACGGCGAGGTGCGCCCGCGCTACGTCACGACGCTCGGCGCCTCCTTCGACCACCGCGTGGTCGACGGGGATGTCGCGTCCCGCTTCCTGGCGGATGTCGCATCCATCATCGAGGAGCCTGCGCTCCTGCTCGATTGA
- a CDS encoding metal ABC transporter ATP-binding protein, whose translation MSEPLERMPAPETRDVVLRLRDASLGFGDRTLWSNLDLDVHAGEFVAVLGPNGSGKTSLLRTILGQQQLDSGEIAFEGHAVRRGDRRIGYIPQQKLIPAGTPMRARDLVALGVNGHRWGLPIPRRDDRAQVDRLIDDVGARRYADAAVGSLSGGEQQRLRVAQALAGDPALLLCDEPLLSLDLQHQRGVSELIDRRRREHDSAVVFVTHDVNPVLGMVDRVLYLAGGRFRTGTPDEVLRSDVLTDLYGTPVDVIRSRGRIVVVGIPDAETHDHHAHTRDAHPEPAA comes from the coding sequence ATGAGCGAGCCACTCGAGCGCATGCCGGCTCCCGAGACGCGCGACGTCGTCCTGCGCCTGCGCGACGCCTCCCTCGGTTTCGGCGACCGCACGCTGTGGAGCAACCTCGATCTGGATGTGCACGCGGGTGAGTTCGTCGCGGTGCTCGGTCCCAACGGTTCGGGCAAGACGAGTCTGCTGCGCACGATCCTCGGGCAGCAGCAGCTCGACAGCGGGGAGATCGCCTTCGAGGGCCACGCGGTCCGCCGCGGCGACCGCCGGATCGGCTACATCCCGCAGCAGAAGCTCATCCCCGCCGGGACGCCGATGCGCGCCCGCGACCTCGTCGCCCTCGGTGTGAACGGGCACCGCTGGGGTCTGCCGATCCCCCGCCGTGACGACCGCGCGCAGGTCGACCGGCTCATCGACGATGTCGGCGCGCGGCGCTACGCGGACGCGGCCGTCGGCTCGCTCTCCGGTGGCGAGCAGCAGCGGCTCCGCGTCGCGCAGGCGCTCGCCGGCGACCCCGCCCTGCTGCTCTGCGACGAGCCCCTGCTCTCCCTCGACCTGCAGCACCAGCGCGGCGTGAGCGAGCTCATCGACCGTCGGCGCCGCGAGCACGACAGCGCGGTCGTCTTCGTCACCCACGACGTCAACCCGGTGCTCGGGATGGTCGACCGCGTCCTGTACCTGGCGGGCGGTCGATTCCGCACCGGCACCCCCGACGAGGTGCTGCGCAGCGACGTCCTCACCGACCTGTACGGGACGCCCGTCGACGTGATCCGCAGCCGCGGCAGGATCGTCGTGGTCGGCATCCCCGACGCGGAGACCCACGACCACCACGCGCACACGCGCGACGCGCACCCGGAGCCGGCAGCATGA
- a CDS encoding pyridoxal phosphate-dependent aminotransferase, with amino-acid sequence MSSDDTLGVRLRPEIVAVPAYKQGRPAPADGFKLSSNENPFPPLPSVVDAVAATLRELNRYPNAGGGDLRQRLAERHGVDVSEVHLGSGSVALLSQLISAAAGVGDEVVYAWRSFEAYPGLVTVTGATSVQVPNRADGSHDLDAMADAITDRTRVVIVCTPNNPTGTIVTAADFAAFMARVPSNLLVLLDEAYYEFVTDDAAVDGIPLLSRYPNLVVLRTFSKAYGLAALRIGYAVGPQAVLDAARSAAIPLSVTDASRVAALASIDAEDELMERVARVAMRRDRLRDALIGQGWAVPEAQGNFVWLATGEQTVEANDAFFDAGLTVRAFPPEGIRISVGEEESVAKLLQVADDLVRNLPNGHPGKRLG; translated from the coding sequence GTGAGTTCCGATGACACGCTCGGCGTGAGACTGCGCCCCGAGATCGTCGCCGTACCTGCCTACAAGCAGGGGCGGCCGGCGCCGGCAGACGGCTTCAAGCTGTCGAGCAACGAGAACCCCTTCCCCCCGCTGCCTTCGGTGGTGGATGCGGTGGCGGCCACCCTGCGCGAGCTGAACCGGTATCCCAACGCGGGCGGGGGCGACCTTCGCCAGCGGCTGGCCGAGCGGCACGGCGTCGACGTCTCCGAGGTCCACCTCGGAAGCGGTTCGGTGGCGCTGCTGTCCCAGCTGATCTCCGCGGCGGCCGGTGTCGGCGATGAGGTCGTCTACGCGTGGCGCTCGTTCGAGGCCTACCCCGGGCTCGTCACCGTGACGGGCGCGACCAGCGTCCAGGTGCCGAACCGGGCCGACGGCAGCCACGACCTGGATGCGATGGCCGACGCCATCACCGACCGCACGCGCGTCGTCATCGTGTGCACCCCGAACAATCCGACCGGCACGATCGTCACCGCGGCCGATTTCGCGGCGTTCATGGCCCGCGTTCCGTCGAACCTCCTCGTGCTCCTCGACGAGGCGTACTACGAATTCGTCACCGACGACGCTGCGGTGGACGGCATCCCGCTGCTCTCGCGCTACCCCAACCTGGTCGTCCTCCGCACGTTCTCGAAGGCGTACGGCCTCGCCGCACTTCGCATCGGCTACGCCGTCGGGCCGCAGGCGGTGCTCGATGCGGCGCGATCCGCGGCCATCCCGCTCTCCGTCACCGACGCCTCGCGGGTCGCCGCGCTCGCTTCGATCGACGCCGAGGACGAACTCATGGAGCGCGTGGCGCGCGTGGCGATGCGTCGCGACCGGCTGCGGGATGCTCTGATCGGGCAGGGCTGGGCCGTCCCCGAGGCGCAGGGCAACTTCGTGTGGCTCGCGACGGGCGAGCAGACGGTCGAGGCGAACGACGCCTTCTTCGACGCCGGACTGACGGTTCGCGCATTCCCGCCCGAAGGCATCCGCATCAGCGTCGGCGAGGAGGAGTCTGTGGCAAAACTCCTGCAAGTTGCTGATGATCTTGTGCGGAACCTACCAAATGGGCACCCAGGCAAGCGGTTAGGTTAG
- a CDS encoding zinc ABC transporter substrate-binding protein: MKTRSLVSVLAVAAATVVALAGCSSSSAGSDDGTLRVVASTNVYGDIAGTIGGDAVRVTSLMSDPAQDPHSFEASAQNRLAVSKADVVIENGGGYDEFMQSLLKGEKNDSVSVLNVVDLSGVKPVDGELNEHVWYDLPTVQKLADALADALGKADPSQKATFDANAHAFIQKLSGLRDTEAKLKASYAGEGVAITEPVPLYMLEAIGLVNKTPEKFSAAIEEENDVSPVVLKDTLQLFSSHQVKLLAYNEQTTGAETERVLAAAKHAGVPVVPVTETLPSGEHYVGWMQANLDAIGEALGR, from the coding sequence ATGAAGACGCGCTCCCTCGTCTCCGTTCTCGCGGTCGCGGCCGCCACCGTCGTGGCGCTCGCCGGCTGCTCATCGTCGTCGGCGGGATCCGACGACGGCACCCTCCGCGTCGTCGCCAGCACGAACGTGTACGGCGACATCGCCGGCACCATCGGCGGCGACGCCGTGCGCGTCACCTCGCTGATGTCCGACCCCGCACAGGACCCGCATTCGTTCGAAGCCAGCGCGCAGAACCGGCTCGCCGTCTCGAAGGCCGACGTCGTCATCGAGAACGGCGGAGGGTACGACGAGTTCATGCAGTCCCTTCTGAAGGGCGAGAAGAACGACTCCGTGAGCGTCCTCAACGTCGTCGACCTCTCGGGCGTTAAGCCGGTCGACGGCGAACTGAACGAGCACGTCTGGTACGACCTGCCGACCGTGCAGAAGCTTGCCGACGCGCTCGCCGACGCGCTCGGCAAGGCCGATCCTTCGCAGAAGGCGACCTTCGACGCGAACGCGCACGCGTTCATCCAGAAGCTCTCCGGCCTCCGCGACACGGAGGCGAAGCTCAAGGCCTCGTATGCGGGCGAAGGCGTCGCGATCACCGAGCCCGTCCCGCTGTACATGCTGGAGGCGATCGGCCTGGTGAACAAGACGCCCGAGAAGTTCAGCGCGGCGATCGAGGAGGAGAACGACGTCTCCCCCGTCGTGCTCAAGGACACCCTGCAGCTGTTCAGCAGTCACCAGGTGAAGCTGCTCGCCTACAACGAGCAGACGACGGGAGCGGAGACGGAGCGCGTGCTCGCTGCGGCGAAGCACGCCGGTGTCCCCGTCGTCCCCGTGACCGAGACGCTGCCGAGCGGCGAGCACTACGTCGGGTGGATGCAGGCCAACCTCGACGCCATCGGAGAGGCGCTGGGCCGATGA
- a CDS encoding Pr6Pr family membrane protein codes for MRIAFALLRAAAFALTLAAIVAQFTASVQSVGGQGGDVAGLVANFFSFFTIDSNVLGVVVLAMGAVLLLIRRDDDPGWFTALRAASVTYLVTTGVVYNLLLRNISLAQGTTVGWSNEVLHVVAPVYLLVDWLFAPGRTPLRLRAVWGIAVFPIAWAIYTLIRAPFAADPVSGKSPWYPYPFLNPQTSPNGYLSVAFYVLLIAVVILAAGYGVVWISRRWRGGRALPSVAPAAEG; via the coding sequence ATGCGGATCGCTTTCGCGCTACTCCGGGCAGCGGCGTTCGCCCTCACCCTTGCGGCCATCGTGGCGCAGTTCACGGCGAGCGTGCAGTCGGTCGGCGGCCAGGGCGGGGATGTGGCCGGCCTGGTCGCGAACTTCTTCAGCTTCTTCACCATCGACTCGAACGTGCTGGGCGTCGTCGTGCTCGCCATGGGTGCGGTGCTCCTCCTGATACGGCGCGACGACGACCCGGGATGGTTCACCGCCCTGCGCGCCGCGTCGGTGACCTACCTGGTGACCACGGGCGTCGTGTACAACCTGCTGCTGCGGAACATCTCGCTCGCGCAGGGCACGACCGTCGGCTGGTCGAACGAGGTGCTGCACGTCGTCGCTCCCGTCTACCTGCTGGTCGACTGGCTGTTCGCGCCCGGTCGCACCCCGCTCCGGCTCAGGGCCGTGTGGGGGATCGCGGTGTTCCCGATCGCCTGGGCGATCTACACCCTGATCCGCGCGCCGTTCGCCGCCGACCCGGTGTCGGGGAAGAGCCCGTGGTACCCGTATCCGTTCCTCAACCCCCAGACCAGCCCGAACGGCTACCTGTCGGTCGCCTTCTATGTGCTGCTGATCGCCGTGGTCATTCTGGCGGCCGGGTACGGCGTCGTGTGGATCTCGCGGCGCTGGAGGGGCGGCCGGGCACTTCCGAGCGTGGCTCCGGCGGCTGAAGGCTGA
- a CDS encoding phage holin family protein translates to MRFLLRLIINAIALWLMTLIVSGVTVVPYAPDTTARILTYLLIALIFGVVNAIIGTVIRIIAIPLYILTLGLISLIVNAFLLFIVSWISDALGFGLHIDGFWSGVLGALVLAIIAWLLGLIIRPARRD, encoded by the coding sequence ATGCGATTCCTGCTCCGGTTGATCATCAACGCCATCGCCCTCTGGCTCATGACGCTGATCGTCAGCGGCGTGACCGTGGTGCCCTACGCCCCCGACACGACTGCGCGCATCCTGACGTACCTGCTCATCGCGCTCATCTTCGGCGTGGTCAACGCCATCATCGGCACGGTGATCCGCATCATCGCGATCCCGCTGTACATCCTGACGCTGGGGCTGATCTCGCTCATCGTCAACGCCTTCCTGCTGTTCATCGTCTCGTGGATCAGCGACGCCCTGGGCTTCGGTCTGCACATCGACGGGTTCTGGTCGGGAGTGCTCGGCGCGCTCGTCCTGGCGATCATCGCCTGGCTGCTGGGGCTGATCATCCGGCCCGCCCGCCGCGACTGA